From Nicotiana tabacum cultivar K326 chromosome 15, ASM71507v2, whole genome shotgun sequence, the proteins below share one genomic window:
- the LOC107766688 gene encoding ubiquitin-conjugating enzyme E2 32-like, translating into MAEDKYNLKNPAVKRILQEVKEMQSNPSDDFMSLPLEENIFEWQFAIRGPRDSEFEGGIYHGRIQLPAEYPFKPPSFMLLTPNGRFETQTKICLSISNHHPEHWQPSWSVRTALVALIAFMPTNPNGALGSLDYTKEERRALAIKSRETAPRYGTPERQKLIDEIHEYMLSKAPPVPQATSSPAPEEQNINGQDEVQESPENPSAAAEERLHNPSDANTNIEERRELALDAEPVRAPIELPAARPSEPRVLHTPQQSVSRQADDRIFTWAAVGLTIAILVLLLKKYMKANGHGAVFIDES; encoded by the exons ATGGCGGAGGATAAGTATAATCTGAAAAATCCAGCGGTGAAGAGAATACTACAGGAGGTTAAAGAGATGCAATCTAATCCTTCCGATGATTTCATGAGCCTTCCTCTCGAG GAGAACATCTTTGAATGGCAATTCGCAATCAGGGGTCCACGAGATTCTGAGTTTGAAGGGGGGATTTATCATGGACGGATCCAGTTGCCTGCCGAATATCCTTTCAAGCCTCCTTCTTTCATGCTTTTGACT CCCAATGGACGTTTTGAAACCCAAACCAAGATATGTTTGAGCATTTCTAATCATCACCCTGAGCACTGGCAACCGTCATGGAGTG TTCGGACTGCGCTGGTAGCTCTGATTGCATTTATGCCCACCAACCCAAATGGTGCCCTTGGATCACTAGACTATACAAAGGAAGAAAGGCGTGCTTTAGCTATTAAATCTCGTGAAACGGCTCCAAGATATGGAACTCCCGAGCGCCAGAAGCTGATTGACGAG ATACATGAATACATGCTAAGCAAAGCACCCCCAGTTCCTCAAGCTACTTCCTCGCCAGCTCCTGAAGAACAGAACATTAATGGACAGGATGAGGTCCAAGAGAGTCCTGAAAACCCCAGCGCCGCTGCTGAGGAAAGGCTTCATAATCCATCTGATGCTAACACAAATATTGAAGAGAGACGCGAATTGGCTTTAGATGCAGAACCTGTACGGGCACCTATAGAGCTCCCTGCTGCACGGCCAAGCGAGCCTCGGGTACTGCATACACCTCAACAGAGCGTTTCGAGGCAGGCTGATGACCGTATATTTACATGGGCAGCAGTTGGACTTACAATTGCTATACTTGTACTTCTGTTAAAGAAGTACATGAAAGCTAATGGCCATGGTGCTGTCTTCATTGATGAATCGTGA
- the LOC142169936 gene encoding UPF0481 protein At3g47200-like: MSQGKMKEEDISYTNIKNKDHVLLDIVQEEEEDLVQSIGEKMKNISNFHRINRVPQEVKKGSENSYSPKLVSIGPFHHGVDTLKNMEEQKWCYLNTLVSRKPINTQTILENCVKALRNLEEKARKCYGENTIDQIGSNKFVQMMLLDCGFLIELFLKLALKGYRRRDDIFFSNYEMFFRLRCDLILLENQIPFFVLHQIFHLVPIPKECNYSLIQLALLFFRKLIPGEGLISIDKFGPEVHHLLDLVHQCYLPTIPQIQPNGVQKHLHNVLHLHAVGIKFKKAISESVMNVRFTKDKVLEIPSLKIHNYSVILFRNLMALEQFGSTSLRVRYPASDVCTTVSTTPLRAHSNIDSKHVMSYVYFMKSLVRSAKDASHLIQREILDSSLYNDEEIFQLFHKLHVEFDVKDFYYSGLCEKVNGYKKKTMWKVCCQKINKTS; the protein is encoded by the coding sequence ATGTCTCAAGGAAAGATGAAAGAAGAAGATATATCCTACACAAATATCAAAAACAAAGATCATGTATTACTCGATATCgtgcaagaagaagaagaagatcttGTACAATCAATTGGCGAAAAGATGAAAAATATCTCAAATTTTCATCGTATCAACAGAGTTCCTCAAGAAGTTAAAAAGGGAAGTGAAAATAGTTACTCTCCTAAATTAGTCTCAATAGGTCCTTTTCACCATGGAGTTGACACACTTAAGAATATGGAGGAACAAAAGTGGTGTTATCTCAACACGCTCGTTAGTCGAAAACCAATAAATACACAAACCATTTTAGAGAATTGTGTGAAAGCACTTAGAAATTTAGAGGAGAAAGCAAGAAAATGCTATGGAGAAAACACAATTGATCAAATTGGAAGTAATAAATTTGTCCAAATGATGCTACTTGATTGTGGCTTTCTCATTGAGCTTTTTCTCAAGCTTGCTTTAAAGGGTTATCGACGTAGAGATGATATATTCTTTAGCAATTACGAGATGTTTTTTCGATTAAGATGTGACTTAATTCTACTCGAAAATCAAATCCCTTTTTTTGTTCTACACCAAATATTTCACTTAGTTCCAATTCCTAAAGAATGTAATTATTCCCTTATTCAACTTGCTTTACTCTTCTTTAGAAAATTAATTCCAGGTGAAGGACTCATATCTATAGATAAATTTGGCCCTGAAGTTCACCATTTATTGGACTTAGTTCACCAATGCTATCTCCCAACGATTCCTCAAATTCAACCAAATGGCGTACAAAAACATTTGCACAATGTACTACATCTTCATGCTGTAGGGATCAAGTTCAAGAAAGCAATAAGTGAAAGTGTTATGAATGTTAGATTTACCAAAGACAAAGTATTGGAAATTCCATCTTTGAAAATACACAACTACTCTGTGATTTTATTCAGAAATCTGATGGCATTGGAGCAGTTTGGTTCAACAAGTCTGCGAGTGAGATATCCAGCGTCTGATGTTTGTACAACAGTATCCACAACTCCTTTACGGGCTCACAGTAACATTGATTCGAAACACGTTATGTCTTACGTTTACTTCATGAAATCTCTTGTAAGGTCTGCAAAAGATGCAAGCCATTTAATACAAAGGGAGATTTTGGACAGCAGTTTATATAATGATGAAGAGATTTTTCAACTGTTCCATAAGCTTCATGTGGAGTTTGATGTCAAGGATTTCTATTATAGTGGACTTTGTGAGAAAGTTAATGGATACAAGAAGAAAACTATGTGGAAAGTATGTTGCCAGAAAATAAACAAGACTTCCTAA